Proteins co-encoded in one Arachis hypogaea cultivar Tifrunner chromosome 11, arahy.Tifrunner.gnm2.J5K5, whole genome shotgun sequence genomic window:
- the LOC112719743 gene encoding uncharacterized protein isoform X2, which translates to MALEAGAFESIHPSRFICFTIPNPSCSDSLLRVAVLDSHIQPADDSPQVGGMLVPDGREADWIFSTESGHSQLLYSSQGISRLILVGNQLKEGDCTSNIYHRPLECSLHQQGFEVWSKPLLLALSPRSLFKNGIPEIPLLNYEDNLISSVVIHRCVGCLVGEMLVEDVEIEIESENGIHHSSLKREFRRRLRFKRMPNLIQTEIHIVPETDHSCDGVSIKDVEFMLDHRVLVHPYLAPMVASLSLISENIARQIQDGFKPKALCLGVGGGALLTFLTTQLGFEVTGVENDGEVLSVAKHYFGLEADESIRVVIGDGIEFTKKIAYHKKMHNDLDSRDIRNDTSSPPLEFVRRDVLLAAKSILSENGILVINVIPLSKSFYESLENHLHEVFCELHKIDVRNGENFVLIAAVSPQISPVSDHCDSFLMQLKSVIPESWINSISKI; encoded by the exons ATGGCCCTTGAAGCAGGAGCATTCGAAAGCATTCATCCTTCTCGCTTTATCTGCTTCACTATACCGAATCCATCTTGTTCAGATTCGCTGCTCCGAGTTGCTGTGCTTGACTCACATATCCAACCTGCTGATGACAGCCCTCAAGTTGGTGGCATGTTAGTTCCGGATGGCCGTGAAGCGGATTGGATCTTCTCTACCGAATCAGGTCATTCTCAGCTTCTGTATAGTTCTCAGGGAATATCTCGTTTAATTTTGGTAGGAAACCAATTGAAGGAGGGTGATTGTACATCGAATATTTATCATCGTCCATTAGAATGTTCATTGCATCAGCAGGGATTCGAGGTGTGGTCTAAGCCTCTTCTCTTGGCTTTGTCTCCTAGATCTCTGTTCAAGAATGGTATCCCTGAGATACCCCTTTTGAATTATGAAGATAATTTAATTTCTAGTGTAGTAATTCATCGATGTGTTGGATGTCTTGTTGGTGAGATGTTGGTTGAAGATGTTGAAATTGAAATCGAAAGTGAGAATGGTATTCATCATAGTAGCCTTAAAAGAGAGTTTCGAAGGCGGTTGAGGTTTAAGAGGATGCCTAATTTGATTCAAACAGAGATTCATATAGTTCCAGAAACAGACCATAGTTGTGATGGTGTAAGCATCAAAGATGTGGAGTTTATGCTTGATCATCGGGTTTTGGTGCATCCTTACTTGGCCCCAATGGTGGCTAGTCTTTCGTTGATCAGCGAAAACATCGCAAGGCAAATTCAAGATGGGTTTAAACCAAAAGCTTTATGCCTTGGGGTTGGAGGTGGAGCTTTGCTTACTTTCTTGACAACTCAATTGGGTTTTGAGGTCACGGGTGTGGAGAACGACGGCGAAGTTTTGAGTGTGGCAAAGCACTATTTTGGATTGGAAGCTGATGAATCTATTCGAGTTGTTATCGGAGATGGAATTGAATTTACGAAGAAGATTGCATACCACAAAAAGATGCACAATG ATCTAGATTCAAGAGACATACGAAACGACACTAGTTCGCCGCCGTTGGAATTTGTCAGAAGGGATGTTCTTCTTGCTGCTAAATCAATTCTGTCCGAAAACGGAATTCTTGTTATTAATGTCATTCCTCTGAGCAAGTCCTTCTATGAGTCCCTGGAAAACCATTTGCATGAAGTTTTCTGTGAACTGCACAAGATAGATGTAAGAAATGGCGAAAATTTTGTTCTTATTGCTGCTGTATCGCCTCAGATTTCTCCTGTTTCGGATCATTGCGATTCATTTCTCATGCAATTGAAATCAGTGATTCCAGAATCATGGATAAATTCCATAAGCAAGATATGA
- the LOC112719743 gene encoding uncharacterized protein isoform X1 produces the protein MALEAGAFESIHPSRFICFTIPNPSCSDSLLRVAVLDSHIQPADDSPQVGGMLVPDGREADWIFSTESGHSQLLYSSQGISRLILVGNQLKEGDCTSNIYHRPLECSLHQQGFEVWSKPLLLALSPRSLFKNGIPEIPLLNYEDNLISSVVIHRCVGCLVGEMLVEDVEIEIESENGIHHSSLKREFRRRLRFKRMPNLIQTEIHIVPETDHSCDGVSIKDVEFMLDHRVLVHPYLAPMVASLSLISENIARQIQDGFKPKALCLGVGGGALLTFLTTQLGFEVTGVENDGEVLSVAKHYFGLEADESIRVVIGDGIEFTKKIAYHKKMHNGSSFASSEHNDFDHFLDAKISPNFDVVMVDLDSRDIRNDTSSPPLEFVRRDVLLAAKSILSENGILVINVIPLSKSFYESLENHLHEVFCELHKIDVRNGENFVLIAAVSPQISPVSDHCDSFLMQLKSVIPESWINSISKI, from the coding sequence ATGGCCCTTGAAGCAGGAGCATTCGAAAGCATTCATCCTTCTCGCTTTATCTGCTTCACTATACCGAATCCATCTTGTTCAGATTCGCTGCTCCGAGTTGCTGTGCTTGACTCACATATCCAACCTGCTGATGACAGCCCTCAAGTTGGTGGCATGTTAGTTCCGGATGGCCGTGAAGCGGATTGGATCTTCTCTACCGAATCAGGTCATTCTCAGCTTCTGTATAGTTCTCAGGGAATATCTCGTTTAATTTTGGTAGGAAACCAATTGAAGGAGGGTGATTGTACATCGAATATTTATCATCGTCCATTAGAATGTTCATTGCATCAGCAGGGATTCGAGGTGTGGTCTAAGCCTCTTCTCTTGGCTTTGTCTCCTAGATCTCTGTTCAAGAATGGTATCCCTGAGATACCCCTTTTGAATTATGAAGATAATTTAATTTCTAGTGTAGTAATTCATCGATGTGTTGGATGTCTTGTTGGTGAGATGTTGGTTGAAGATGTTGAAATTGAAATCGAAAGTGAGAATGGTATTCATCATAGTAGCCTTAAAAGAGAGTTTCGAAGGCGGTTGAGGTTTAAGAGGATGCCTAATTTGATTCAAACAGAGATTCATATAGTTCCAGAAACAGACCATAGTTGTGATGGTGTAAGCATCAAAGATGTGGAGTTTATGCTTGATCATCGGGTTTTGGTGCATCCTTACTTGGCCCCAATGGTGGCTAGTCTTTCGTTGATCAGCGAAAACATCGCAAGGCAAATTCAAGATGGGTTTAAACCAAAAGCTTTATGCCTTGGGGTTGGAGGTGGAGCTTTGCTTACTTTCTTGACAACTCAATTGGGTTTTGAGGTCACGGGTGTGGAGAACGACGGCGAAGTTTTGAGTGTGGCAAAGCACTATTTTGGATTGGAAGCTGATGAATCTATTCGAGTTGTTATCGGAGATGGAATTGAATTTACGAAGAAGATTGCATACCACAAAAAGATGCACAATGGTAGTTCTTTTGCTAGTTCCGAGCATAATGATTTTGATCACTTTTTAGATGCCAAGATCAGCCCTAATTTTGATGTTGTTATGGTAGATCTAGATTCAAGAGACATACGAAACGACACTAGTTCGCCGCCGTTGGAATTTGTCAGAAGGGATGTTCTTCTTGCTGCTAAATCAATTCTGTCCGAAAACGGAATTCTTGTTATTAATGTCATTCCTCTGAGCAAGTCCTTCTATGAGTCCCTGGAAAACCATTTGCATGAAGTTTTCTGTGAACTGCACAAGATAGATGTAAGAAATGGCGAAAATTTTGTTCTTATTGCTGCTGTATCGCCTCAGATTTCTCCTGTTTCGGATCATTGCGATTCATTTCTCATGCAATTGAAATCAGTGATTCCAGAATCATGGATAAATTCCATAAGCAAGATATGA
- the LOC112719744 gene encoding phosphatidylinositol 4-kinase gamma 5 — MSSKLDSPIQTQMAVAVMRSPLSTEYRGGNKSIEGEKQPAGRRRVFVQTDTGCVLSMELDRGDNAHTVKRRLQVALNVPTEQSSLTFGDLVLKNDLSAVRKDSPLLLTRNLIHRSSSTPCLSPTGRDMQQRDKSGIIEILGQSNHLNRMKDMVKDVVKAIKMGADPIPVHSGLGGAYYFLNSRGENAAIVKPTDEEPFAPNNPKGFVGKALGQPGLKRSVRVGETGFREVAAYLLDYEHFANVPPTALVKITHSIFNVNDGVNGNNTQRKKLVSKIASFQQFIPHDYDASDHGTSSFPVAAVHRIGILDIRILNTDRHAGNLLVRKLGSFDQVDLIPIDHGLCLPEALEDPYFEWIHWPQASIPFSEDELSYIAKLDPAQDCDMLRAELPMIREACLRVLVLCTIFLKEAAAFGLCLAEIGEMMTREFRSGEEEPSELEVVCLEARKMLVEREELSPSPRTDLGEDYFQFDIDCDEAGSDFNPKMAMDDPLTRSPKPIFGNGYARSPLSKLDESIEEGEEGSDGEYPEGPANPTHDGNIPPVSKLSVSLKNTMLSEASQKHQTYFGGKSDTDAYFANTSSGHRSANEQLPASISFVKLVDMTEDEWTMFLEKFVDLLYPAFARRKSITLGQRQRQRLGTSCQF, encoded by the coding sequence ATGTCTAGTAAATTGGACAGCCCAATTCAAACCCAGATGGCTGTGGCAGTGATGAGGAGCCCTTTAAGCACGGAGTACCGTGGGGGGAACAAGAGCATTGAAGGAGAGAAGCAACCTGCTGGGAGGAGAAGGGTTTTTGTGCAAACCGATACCGGGTGTGTCCTGAGCATGGAATTGGATCGAGGTGACAATGCACATACTGTGAAGAGGAGGCTGCAGGTTGCCCTTAATGTGCCTACTGAACAGAGCTCACTAACATTTGGGGATTTGGTCTTGAAGAACGACCTTAGTGCTGTACGGAAAGATTCGCCCCTTCTTCTCACAAGGAATCTTATTCATAGGAGCTCATCCACACCGTGCTTGTCACCTACCGGACGCGATATGCAGCAAAGGGACAAGAGTGGGATTATTGAGATATTGGGGCAGTCAAATCACCTTAATAGGATGAAAGATATGGTCAAAGACGTTGTGAAGGCAATTAAGATGGGGGCAGATCCAATTCCTGTTCATAGTGGGCTTGGGGGTGCTTACTATTTCCTGAATAGCCGTGGTGAGAATGCAGCAATTGTGAAACCAACTGATGAGGAGCCTTTTGCCCCAAACAATCCGAAAGGTTTTGTTGGTAAAGCTCTTGGACAACCAGGTCTGAAGCGCTCGGTTCGGGTGGGGGAAACAGGGTTCAGGGAGGTTGCTGCTTATCTTCTTGACTATGAACATTTTGCAAATGTGCCTCCCACTGCCTTGGTGAAGATAACTCACTCAATTTTTAACGTCAATGACGGGGTCAATGGGAACAACACTCAAAGGAAAAAGCTGGTTAGCAAGATTGCCTCTTTCCAGCAGTTCATACCTCATGACTATGATGCAAGCGACCACGGGACATCAAGCTTCCCAGTCGCTGCTGTGCACCGTATAGGGATATTAGACATTAGGATTCTTAATACAGATAGGCATGCTGGCAATTTGTTAGTTAGAAAGCTTGGGAGTTTTGATCAAGTAGATTTAATTCCCATTGATCATGGTCTTTGCCTACCAGAAGCTTTGGAGGATCCTTATTTTGAATGGATTCATTGGCCTCAGGCTTCAATTCCTTTCTCTGAGGACGAACTTTCTTACATTGCGAAGCTGGATCCTGCTCAAGATTGTGACATGCTACGTGCTGAACTTCCCATGATCCGAGAGGCGTGTCTTCGGGTCTTAGTACTCTGCACCAttttcctcaaggaagcagcTGCTTTTGGTCTGTGTCTTGCTGAAATTGGTGAGATGATGACTAGGGAATTTCGCAGTGGTGAGGAGGAACCCAGTGAGTTGGAGGTTGTTTGTTTGGAGGCAAGGAAGATGCTGGTGGAGAGGGAAGAACTGTCTCCCTCCCCGAGGACTGACTTGGGAGAAGACTACTTCCAGTTTGATATAGACTGTGATGAAGCTGGGTCTGATTTCAATCCAAAGATGGCCATGGATGATCCTTTAACAAGATCACCTAAACCCATTTTTGGAAATGGGTATGCTCGCAGCCCCCTCTCGAAACTGGATGAGAGCATTGAAGAGGGAGAAGAGGGCAGTGATGGCGAATATCCTGAAGGTCCTGCCAATCCTACCCATGACGGAAATATCCCACCCGTTTCAAAACTTTCTGTGTCACTGAAGAACACCATGCTAAGCGAGGCAAGCCAGAAACATCAGACATACTTTGGAGGGAAATCCGATACTGATGCCTATTTTGCAAATACATCATCTGGTCATAGGAGTGCCAATGAGCAGCTTCCTGCAAGCATAAGCTTTGTGAAGTTGGTTGATATGACTGAGGATGAATGGACTATGTTTCTGGAGAAGTTTGTAGATCTGCTGTATCCGGCATTTGCGAGGAGGAAATCCATTACCTTAGGTCAAAGACAGAGGCAGAGGCTTGGTACGTCGTGCCAGTTTTGA
- the LOC112719745 gene encoding uncharacterized protein — MSEASKSLGGHERVGPDYFGYYSSEVVNLLSQDEDVLSVATDASEVPQNKCGEGKENNAVDSNGNCSGELFSDGIGAGLSDLKKDRLRSLLRQSVTTLSSEVDEVVDPVFAIHQLQSKQRSKKQTLDHTAVASNNAQHIPCKKSKILSPPSSASLHEQFSDVNPTCSTEVNDDLQFLLENDSVEVQEMVKNCANELNGTLEYMEKQLEVLLDAVTSKCRPMTLGERQQLQRMIQKLPAKNLDRIAEIICRSRPTEQPNCDKIFVDLEKEDNATLWRLYYYVEAVEKAKTLSCTPEV, encoded by the exons ATGTCGGAAGCGTCGAAAAGTTTGGGTGGCCATGAAAGAGTAGGACCTGATTACTTTGGTTATTATTCTTCTGAAGTTGTTAATTTGTTGTCACAAGATGAGGATGTTTTGTCTGTTGCTACTGATGCGTCCGAGGTGCCTCAAAATAAGTGTGGAGAAGGAAAAGAGAACAATGCAGTTGATAGCAATGGCAATTGTTCCGGGGAATTGTTCAGTGACGGCATTGGAGCTGGACTTTCAGACCTGAAAAAGGACAGATTAAGATCACTGCTCAGACAGAGTGTCACTACTCTTTCGTCCGAAGTTGATGAG GTGGTAGACCCTGTTTTTGCTATACATCAATTGCAATCTAAACAAAGAAGTAAAAAACAGACGCTGGATCATACAGCTGTTGCATCAAACAATGCTCAGCATATTCCTTGTAAAAAGTCCAAGATCTTATCACCACCCTCTTCAGCTAGCCTCCATGAACAATTTAGTGATGTCAATCCCACATGCAGTACAGAG GTGAATGATGATCTCCAGTTTCTATTAGAGAATGACAGTGTCGAGGTTCAGGAGATGGTGAAGAACTGTGCAAATGAACTGAATGGAACA TTGGAATACATGGAAAAACAACTGGAGGTACTACTTGATGCTGTAACGTCGAAGTGCAG GCCCATGACCCTTGGGGAGAGGCAACAGCTTCAGAGAATGATTCAGAAACTACCAGCAAAAAATCTTGACCGAATCGCTGAGATAATTTGTCGAAGTAGGCCTACAGAACAACCAAATTGTGATAAAATCTTTGTTGATCTGGAAAAAGAG GATAATGCTACACTTTGGAGACTGTATTATTATGTTGAAGCTGTTGAGAAAGCCAAAACACTCTCTTGCACTCCAGAGGTTTAG
- the LOC112723717 gene encoding uncharacterized protein — MVLIIIITLLSIIFISYMLPPSSASFPSTTQFQPSFQHQANNAHSNHPRLVRKLIRATEKGHNEDRDFIASQYNKQKGYLSGKVQHRKKNMVAGKKETKEEKYDGEDPSQYFAKDYSHVGGRRPIHNKNLPIGP; from the exons ATGGTGCTCATAATCATCATTACTTTGCTAagcatcattttcatctcttaTATGCTACCACCTTCTTCTGCTTCTTTTCCATCAACTACTCAATTTCAACCTTCATTCCAACATCAAG CCAATAATGCACACAGTAATCACCCAAGGCTGGTAAGAAAGTTAATAAGGGCTACTGAGAAG GGACATAATGAAGATAGAGACTTCATTGCATCACAATACAATAAGCAGAAGGGTTACCTTTCag gaaaAGTACAACATAGGAAGAAAAATATGGTGGCCGGAAAGAAGGagacaaaagaagaaaaatatgatGGAGAAGACCCTTCACAATATTTTGCTAAGGATTATTCCCATGTTGGAGGGAGACGTCCCATACACAATAAGAATTTGCCAATTGGTCCCTAG
- the LOC112719747 gene encoding D-aminoacyl-tRNA deacylase, protein MLLRTIGFCWTTAAAASVPLFITSSYLNRVLPPFSSIPLSNSKPLLFPSPSFSPSSSSSLSSSSNSIQVKHHHHSAMVTLLVATTSDPASINPANALLAMPAWQPGPHLQDDMKSFCNEGVRVLLHGKSIVVEDDLDKRWEEKTGEVVDEVIFFSKHTAVSNKPALTVHPIGVPHLREGDVPPQGGKPGWAALPNPRIGPWLRLLKKLAQAHNLVPEFEITLEATHHGPFTNKPTMFLEIGSTEDYWKRQDAAQVMAQLVWEGLGLGGGTDVGNWSRENDKKKVLLGIGGGHYAPRHMDVVLKDDVWVGHLLSGYSIPMEDPNQAKGEANAEIGGTWRQSILAAYEPFVFFNF, encoded by the exons ATGCTACTTCGTACGATTGGTTTTTGTTGGACAACAGCTGCAGCCGCCAGTGTTCCACTTTTCATTACTAGCAGTTACCTTAACCGTGTGCTACCACCTTTTTCTTCAATACCGCTTTCAAATTCCAAACCATTATTATTCCCTTccccttctttttctccttcttcttcttcttcattatcatcatcatcaaattcaATTCAAGTGAAGCACCACCACCACTCAGCAATGGTGACTCTTCTTGTTGCTACAACCTCCGACCCTGCTTCCATCAACCCTGCCAATGCCCTCTTGGCCATGCCAGCTTGGCAACCAGGTCCCCATCTCCAG GATGATATGAAGAGTTTCTGTAATGAAGGGGTTAGGGTTTTGCTTCATGGGAAGAGCATAGTGGTGGAGGATGACTTGGACAAGAGGTGGGAAGAGAAGACTGGTGAGGTTGTTGATGAGGTCATCTTCTTCAGCAAGCACACTGCTGTTTCTAACAAACCTGCCCTCACTGTTCATCCCATTG GAGTTCCTCATTTGCGCGAGGGTGATGTTCCACCCCAGGGTGGGAAACCGGGATGGGCTGCACTGCCGAATCCTCGGATAGGTCCTTGGCTTCGACTTTTGAAGAAATTGGCTCAAGCTCATAATCTGGTCCCTGAATTTGAG ATTACTTTGGAGGCCACTCATCACGGGCCATTCACAAATAAGCCAACAATGTTTCTTGAGATTG GTAGTACCGAAGACTATTGGAAAAGACAGGATGCTGCTCAAGTAATGGCTCAG TTAGTATGGGAAGGACTTGGACTCGGAGGAGGGACAGATGTCGGAAACTGGAGCAG GGAGAATGATAAGAAGAAAGTCCTTCTTGGGATAGGTGGCGGACACTATGCGCCTCGGCATATGGATGTAGTATT GAAAGACGATGTTTGGGTGGGTCACCTCCTTTCCGGATATTCAATTCCGATGGAAGATCCGAACCAAGCGAAAGGAGAAGCAAATGCGGAGATTGGTGGAACTTGGAGACAGTCTATATTAGCTGCATATGagccttttgttttttttaatttttag
- the LOC112719746 gene encoding pentatricopeptide repeat-containing protein At5g06540, with translation MSSIPPWLRLLQGTINRSTRELKRIHAHAITNGLARFSYVSSRLLAFYFRHHQRNRRDMRRLEAFFIHMPIHTVFDFNVMITAFSRDSQFYNCFLLFKRMLATGVRPNSHTFTMFVKSCRGSLSLLQQAHAQVVKLGSVDYDAFVVSSLIGVYCDHGEVGAARQVFDESSNKNVVCWTGLVSGYCNNGLVEEARLLFDEMPQRNEVSYSAMVSGYVRNGCFNEGIQVFHELKCCGNVINLNGSLLVSVLNACAAVGAFEEGKWIHSYIEENGLEYELELGTALIDFYTKCGWVEEAETVFDSMPSKDVATWSAMILGLAINGKNYMALELFDKMEKVGPKPNAVTFVGVLTSCNHKDLLTKAWWFFEQMSEKYGILPSIEHYGCMVDVLARGGRIKDALALVARMPIEPDGAIWGSLLNGCMMHCHVELAHRVGKYLIELEPQRSGYYILLANMYASMGKWEGVSEMRRLMKKRGVSTISAWSFIEIDQSIHKFVADDKCCTYSEEIYGVLNHLSKGLEDLTRSKNTFYLFEVI, from the coding sequence ATGAGCTCAATTCCACCATGGCTTCGTCTCTTGCAAGGAACCATAAATCGAAGCACGAGAGAGTTAAAGCGAATCCACGCCCACGCCATCACCAATGGCCTTGCAAGATTCTCCTACGTCTCCAGCAGACTCTTGGCCTTCTATTTCCGACACCACCAGCGCAACCGCCGCGATATGCGCCGTTTAGAGGCCTTTTTCATTCACATGCCAATTCACACTGTGTTTGACTTCAATGTCATGATAACAGCTTTTTCAAGAGACTCACAGTTTTACAACTGTTTTCTGCTTTTCAAACGAATGCTAGCCACTGGTGTTAGGCCTAACTCTCACACCTTCACCATGTTCGTCAAATCTTGCCGTGGATCTTTGTCTCTCCTCCAACAAGCCCATGCCCAAGTGGTGAAGTTGGGGAGTGTGGATTATGACGCTTTTGTGGTGAGTTCTTTGATTGGTGTTTATTGCGATCATGGAGAAGTTGGTGCTGCACGGCAGGTGTTCGATGAAAGTTCCAACAAAAATGTGGTGTGTTGGACTGGTCTTGTTAGTGGTTATTGCAATAATGGTTTAGTTGAGGAAGCAAGGCTGTTGTTTGATGAGATGCCGCAAAGGAATGAGGTATCCTACAGCGCCATGGTGTCTGGGTATGTGAGGAATGGTTGTTTCAATGAGGGCATTCAAGTTTTCCATGAGCTCAAGTGTTGTGgaaatgttattaatttgaatggCTCTCTTCTGGTGAGTGTGCTCAATGCATGTGCTGCTGTGGGTGCATTTGAAGAAGGCAAATGGATTCACAGTTACATTGAAGAAAATGGTTTGGAGTATGAACTCGAACTGGGGACTGCATTGATTGATTTCTACACCAAGTGTGGGTGGGTGGAAGAGGCAGAGACAGTGTTTGATAGTATGCCTAGTAAGGATGTTGCTACTTGGAGTGCTATGATATTGGGTTTGGCTATTAATGGAAAGAATTATATGGCTCTTGAGCTTTTCGATAAGATGGAGAAGGTTGGACCCAAACCCAATGCAGTTACTTTTGTTGGTGTTCTAACTTCCTGCAATCACAAGGACTTGTTGACTAAAGCGTGGTGGTTTTTTGAACAAATGAGTGAAAAATATGGCATCCTACCATCCATTGAACACTATGGATGCATGGTTGATGTTTTGGCGCGAGGCGGGCGAATCAAAGATGCTTTAGCGTTAGTTGCTAGGATGCCGATAGAACCGGATGGAGCCATATGGGGGTCTTTGCTCAATGGATGCATGATGCATTGTCATGTTGAACTGGCACATAGAGTTGGGAAGTATTTGATAGAATTGGAGCCTCAACGTAGTGGATATTACATCCTTCTAGCAAACATGTATGCAAGTATGGGCAAATGGGAAGGCGTCTCCGAGATGAGAAGACTGATGAAAAAAAGGGGAGTGTCAACCATTTCTGCTTGGAGTTTCATAGAAATTGACCAGTCCATCCACAAATTTGTTGCTGATGATAAGTGTTGTACATATTCAGAAGAAATTTACGGAGTTTTAAACCACTTGAGTAAGGGACTCGAGGATTTAACCAGATCAAAAAATACATTCTATTTATTTGAAGtaatataa
- the LOC112719749 gene encoding uncharacterized protein: MLHSFTASFFRVSLFIMASNSKPQRLHQIAGGNIQASTVKRARTMATESAMKAPFTKYVEYLNDLNEKRERVVKASRDVTMNSKKVIFQVHRMSKYNKEEVLQKAEKDLAAVTNQYMSRLVKELQGTDFWKLRRAYSPGIQEYVEAATFCGFCKNGTLLTLDEINNTLLPLSDPSLQPLQINILDYLLGLADLTGELMRLAIGRISDGELEFAQKICRFARDIYRELTLVVPHMDDSHDMKTKMEIMLQSVMKIENACFSVHVRGSEYIPLLGSDDPGSFLVGVADIEL; the protein is encoded by the exons ATGTTGCATTCATTCACCGCTTCATTCTTCAGGGTTTCTCTCTTCATCATGGCTTCCAATTCCAAACCTCAACGTCTCCATCAAa TTGCAGGTGGTAACATTCAAGCTTCAACGGTAAAGAGGGCAAGAACTATGGCTACTGAGTCAGCAATGAAGGCTCCTTTCACCAAATATGTTGAATATCTCAATGACCTT AATGAGAAACGGGAAAGAGTGGTTAAAGCAAGTCGTGATGTAACAATGAACAGCAAAAAAGTCATATTTCAAGTTCACAG GATGAGTAAGTATAATAAAGAGGAAGTACTTCAGAAAGCTGAAAAGGATCTAGCAGCAGTGACAAATCAGTACATGTCTCGATTAGTCAAAGAATTGCAGGGTACCGATTTTTGGAAGCTACGACGAGCATACTCACCTGGG ATACAAGAGTATGTTGAAGCAGCTACTTTCTGCGGTTTCTGTAAAAATGGAACACTTTTGACGCTTGACGAGATAAACAACACATTGTTACCACTTAGTGATCCATCACTTCAGCCTCTACAAATAAATATCCTTGACTATCTATTAGGG CTTGCAGATTTGACTGGAGAACTGATGCGTCTGGCTATCGGTAGGATATCAGATGGTGAGCTTGAATTCGCTCAGAAGATATGCAGATTTGCGCGTGATATATACAGGGAGCTTACGCTTGTAGTGCCACATATGGATGATAGTCATGATATGAAGACAAAGATGGAAATAATGCTCCAAAGTGTCATGAAAATAGAGAATG CTTGCTTTAGTGTTCATGTGAGAGGATCAGAGTATATTCCACTCCTTGGATCCGATGATCCGGGTTCTTTCTTAGTTGGAGTCGCAGATATCGAACTATGA